Proteins from a genomic interval of Stenotrophomonas sp. 24(2023):
- a CDS encoding pilus assembly protein PilP → MGMLLAAVLLAGCGRGVTSTPGDAPNLEKWVESERSLPAEPLDPLPVMQQFETFEYSAQGLRDPFTDAWTSPQNVAGLRPDPNRRKEPLEGFPLDSLDMVGTIGSGAGMVALVMAPDKVTYRVRPGAYLGQSDGRTTAVHEDRIELIELVPDGAGGWLERPATLALEDQ, encoded by the coding sequence ATGGGGATGCTGCTGGCGGCCGTGCTGCTGGCGGGGTGTGGTCGTGGTGTGACCAGCACGCCCGGCGATGCGCCGAACCTGGAAAAGTGGGTCGAAAGCGAGCGCTCGCTGCCGGCCGAACCGCTGGACCCGCTGCCGGTGATGCAGCAGTTCGAAACCTTCGAGTATTCGGCCCAGGGGTTGCGTGACCCGTTCACCGACGCCTGGACCAGCCCGCAGAACGTGGCGGGGCTGCGCCCGGATCCGAACCGCCGCAAGGAGCCGCTGGAAGGCTTCCCGCTGGACAGCCTGGACATGGTGGGGACCATCGGTTCGGGCGCTGGCATGGTCGCGCTGGTGATGGCGCCGGACAAGGTGACCTACCGTGTACGCCCGGGTGCCTACCTTGGGCAGAGCGACGGCCGGACCACCGCGGTGCATGAAGACCGGATCGAGCTGATTGAGTTGGTGCCGGATGGTGCGGGTGGCTGGCTGGAACGCCCGGCGACACTCGCACTGGAAGATCAATGA